A stretch of Chloroflexota bacterium DNA encodes these proteins:
- a CDS encoding NUDIX domain-containing protein, protein MTEVLLSVGAVIEDEKGKVLLVKHAPGRGGFWQGKWVCPGGSLELGEGIEEGVKREVKEETGLEIELLRPLVPLERIVNGNGRVELHVIYLDFLARPLGGKMKPGGDMGECLWVEKREFPQLWPQVHEDTKKLLYLAGVVRR, encoded by the coding sequence ATGACGGAGGTCCTGCTATCAGTAGGGGCGGTTATTGAGGACGAGAAGGGAAAGGTGTTGCTAGTGAAGCATGCCCCGGGACGCGGGGGCTTCTGGCAGGGCAAATGGGTGTGCCCGGGGGGAAGTCTTGAACTGGGGGAGGGGATTGAGGAAGGCGTGAAACGGGAGGTAAAAGAAGAAACGGGCCTGGAGATAGAACTGCTCAGGCCCCTGGTGCCCCTGGAGAGGATAGTCAACGGGAACGGCAGGGTGGAGCTCCATGTGATATATCTGGACTTTCTGGCCCGGCCCCTGGGGGGGAAGATGAAGCCGGGAGGGGATATGGGGGAGTGCCTCTGGGTGGAGAAGCGGGAGTTCCCCCAGCTCTGGCCTCAGGTCCATGAGGACACCAAGAAGCTTCTCTATCTGGCGGGGGTGGTGAGGAGATGA